The following are encoded together in the Falsiruegeria litorea R37 genome:
- a CDS encoding ATP-grasp domain-containing protein: MQWVLQEFEDTHKLAAALERQGIPLTWHKVVPFVGTLMPKPIIANPSAVVLFGSYTLWRYAADNDLTPGVFKLHPFVHEVPWHPFLLNGADAWFLRLCDVPTQLSNDGRTWFLRPVDDSKEVPGTVKTSAEILLLAQQVLKLPPEDIPRGSLRHDTLLMLSTPVRIQKEWRLWVVDEQIVTYSLYKEGTRVVYRPEIDDDALAFAQRLVALNPGYSRAYVMDICRTEDGLRMLETNCLNAAGFYAADLSKLVEAIENLTES; this comes from the coding sequence ATGCAATGGGTGCTGCAAGAATTCGAAGATACTCATAAATTGGCCGCGGCGCTGGAGCGGCAAGGCATTCCCCTGACCTGGCACAAGGTGGTGCCGTTTGTTGGCACGTTGATGCCCAAACCAATCATCGCAAACCCAAGCGCCGTGGTTCTGTTTGGCTCCTATACGCTGTGGCGATATGCGGCAGACAATGACCTGACCCCAGGCGTCTTCAAACTGCACCCCTTTGTACATGAGGTCCCGTGGCATCCGTTTCTTCTGAACGGCGCGGACGCCTGGTTCCTTCGCTTGTGTGACGTGCCCACCCAGCTTTCCAATGACGGGCGCACCTGGTTCCTGCGACCCGTGGACGACAGCAAAGAGGTGCCCGGCACCGTCAAAACCAGCGCCGAAATCCTTCTCTTGGCCCAGCAAGTGCTGAAGCTACCCCCCGAGGATATCCCACGCGGGTCATTGCGGCACGACACGCTTTTGATGCTCAGCACCCCGGTCCGCATCCAGAAGGAATGGCGCCTTTGGGTGGTCGACGAGCAGATTGTGACCTACTCGCTTTACAAAGAGGGAACGCGGGTCGTTTACCGACCCGAAATCGACGACGACGCCCTGGCCTTTGCGCAGCGCTTGGTGGCGCTCAATCCCGGTTACTCAAGGGCCTATGTCATGGACATCTGCCGCACCGAAGATGGGCTGAGAATGCTGGAAACCAACTGCCTCAACGCCGCCGGTTTTTACGCTGCGGATTTGTCAAAGCTGGTGGAGGCGATCGAAAACCTGACAGAAAGCTAG
- a CDS encoding radical SAM protein, whose amino-acid sequence MPQPAGRIFAGADRRAPLREGLIACGEYGPTQTAGRFYPVACVALEVTQRCNLDCTLCYLSDQAEVTFDPPLRVLFARLATIHSHYGPGVSVQLTGGDPTLRRMEDLEALCREIRRLGMRSCLMTNGIRATRDVLRRLAQAGLNDVAFHVDMTQERSGYPDEAALNAIRLDYIARAQGLGLRILFNTTVFGGNFTELPMLARFFRDQDHVAFVSFQMQADTGRGVLRARPDAITQSSVMQAIEAGYGCDMDFDAAQVGHSQCNRYASVLRRPGFAMSLLRDRPLVRYIMAVLEAQNRSSDGHLDIADSLQRLALRHPVLAVRAALGLTRAYLRAAFANEWRRPSRQTVFVHNFMAADELDADRCASCVFMVATAHGPLSMCVHNAQRDAHLASVDRVETDQGPRWWNGAVPSLSNTDDLPNVVAHPGALAFKRLKGRLRAQAQQARRSVERP is encoded by the coding sequence TTGCCCCAACCCGCCGGACGTATCTTTGCCGGCGCTGACCGTCGCGCGCCGCTGCGAGAGGGCCTGATCGCATGCGGCGAATATGGCCCAACCCAGACCGCAGGACGGTTCTACCCCGTGGCCTGTGTGGCCTTGGAAGTCACTCAACGCTGCAATCTGGATTGCACCTTGTGTTACCTGTCGGATCAGGCCGAGGTGACATTCGACCCGCCTCTGCGCGTGTTGTTTGCCCGCCTTGCCACGATCCACAGCCACTACGGCCCCGGTGTTTCGGTGCAACTGACGGGGGGCGACCCAACCCTGCGTCGCATGGAAGACCTCGAGGCGCTGTGTCGCGAAATCCGACGTCTGGGGATGCGGTCGTGTCTGATGACCAATGGCATTCGCGCGACGCGGGATGTGTTGCGACGGTTGGCACAAGCCGGGTTGAACGATGTGGCGTTTCACGTGGACATGACGCAAGAGCGCAGCGGGTATCCGGACGAAGCAGCGTTGAATGCCATCCGCCTTGATTACATCGCCCGGGCACAGGGGCTGGGTTTGCGGATTCTGTTCAACACCACGGTGTTTGGTGGGAATTTTACCGAATTGCCTATGCTCGCACGGTTCTTTCGCGATCAGGATCATGTGGCTTTTGTTTCGTTTCAGATGCAGGCCGACACCGGGCGCGGTGTCCTGCGTGCGCGCCCCGATGCGATCACCCAATCGAGCGTCATGCAGGCCATCGAGGCCGGATATGGCTGCGACATGGACTTTGATGCCGCACAAGTCGGGCATTCTCAGTGTAACCGATATGCCAGTGTGTTGCGGCGCCCGGGCTTTGCGATGTCCCTGCTGAGAGATCGCCCTCTGGTGCGATATATCATGGCCGTGCTGGAAGCACAGAACCGGTCATCTGACGGTCATCTGGACATCGCAGACAGTTTGCAACGTCTTGCATTGCGTCATCCGGTACTGGCCGTTCGTGCAGCGCTTGGTCTGACGCGCGCCTATTTGCGGGCTGCGTTTGCAAATGAGTGGCGGCGGCCAAGCCGTCAGACGGTGTTTGTCCATAATTTCATGGCTGCTGATGAGTTGGATGCCGACCGCTGCGCCTCATGCGTGTTCATGGTGGCAACGGCCCATGGCCCTTTGTCGATGTGTGTCCACAATGCACAGCGTGACGCACATCTGGCGTCAGTGGACCGGGTCGAAACGGACCAGGGGCCTCGATGGTGGAATGGCGCCGTACCCAGCCTGTCGAACACCGATGACTTGCCAAATGTTGTGGCTCATCCCGGCGCATTGGCGTTCAAACGTCTCAAGGGGCGATTGCGGGCTCAGGCGCAACAGGCACGACGGTCAGTGGAGCGACCATGA
- a CDS encoding DUF547 domain-containing protein, with product MRMKSLLTLFGLVVMAACTSVERAALPKPEVLAGNTWSQSAKPPGQVVDHRPWTAFLARHVRPDAEGVNRVAYAKVSSRDREGLDRYLAALQRVQTDRLTRDQQLAYWINLYNALTIDVVLDAYPVVSIRDITDSPLPVGPWNQPVARVSGQTLTLNDIEHRIIRPIFDEPRIHYALNCAAAGCPNLMARAWTAQKLEADLAAAEYAYVHDPRGLRFDEQGRLVVSKIYAWFREDFADTPEGVLDYLRSVAGPELEKQLAATRRISGYDYDWSLNDQAQRVQ from the coding sequence ATGAGAATGAAGTCCCTGCTCACCCTGTTTGGGCTGGTGGTGATGGCGGCCTGTACATCTGTCGAACGTGCAGCCTTGCCAAAGCCAGAGGTTCTGGCAGGCAACACGTGGTCCCAAAGCGCCAAGCCGCCTGGGCAAGTGGTGGACCATCGACCATGGACTGCCTTTCTGGCACGCCATGTGCGGCCGGATGCCGAAGGGGTGAACCGTGTGGCCTACGCCAAGGTGAGTTCCCGGGATCGCGAGGGGCTGGATCGCTATCTTGCGGCTCTGCAGCGGGTGCAGACCGATCGGCTGACGCGCGACCAACAGCTGGCGTACTGGATCAACCTCTACAATGCGTTGACGATCGACGTGGTACTGGACGCCTATCCCGTGGTCTCGATCCGTGACATCACCGACAGCCCTTTGCCGGTTGGTCCATGGAACCAACCCGTGGCGCGCGTATCAGGGCAAACCTTGACGCTCAATGACATCGAACATCGGATCATACGCCCGATCTTTGATGAACCCCGCATCCACTATGCGCTCAACTGCGCGGCAGCAGGATGCCCGAACCTGATGGCGCGCGCCTGGACTGCGCAAAAGCTCGAGGCGGATCTGGCAGCGGCGGAATACGCCTATGTCCACGATCCGCGCGGGCTTCGATTCGATGAGCAAGGGCGCTTGGTTGTGTCAAAAATCTACGCCTGGTTCCGCGAGGATTTTGCCGACACGCCCGAGGGGGTGTTGGACTATCTGCGTTCGGTGGCGGGGCCCGAGCTTGAAAAGCAGTTGGCGGCAACCCGCCGCATATCCGGATACGATTACGACTGGTCCCTCAACGATCAAGCACAGCGGGTGCAATAG
- a CDS encoding adenosine kinase, producing the protein MKTYQLVGIGNAVVDVISQSDDSFLELMGIEKGIMQLIERERGEVLYAAMESRVQTPGGSVANTIAGAGTLGLDAAFIGRVHDDALGRFYADAMNEGGVDFVNPPVPSGELPTSRSMIFVSPDGERSMNTYLGISSELSSEDVSKDVAGNSQIMFLEGYLFDKDKGKSAFLEAARDCRDGGGKTGIAISDPFCVERHRADFLSLIENELDFVIGNEDEIKSLFETDDLEAALAKTAEICPLVVCTRSGDGVSVLSNGQRIDVPVEKIVPVDATGAGDQFAAGFLYGMATGRDLETCAKIGCVCAREVISHIGPRPEANMQELLRDAGLL; encoded by the coding sequence ATGAAGACCTACCAACTCGTCGGGATCGGCAACGCCGTAGTGGACGTAATCAGCCAATCTGACGACAGCTTTCTCGAGCTCATGGGGATCGAGAAAGGCATCATGCAGCTGATCGAACGCGAGCGGGGCGAGGTGCTCTATGCTGCGATGGAGAGCCGGGTGCAGACACCGGGCGGCTCGGTCGCCAACACCATCGCGGGTGCCGGTACGCTTGGGCTGGATGCGGCGTTCATCGGCCGGGTGCATGACGATGCACTGGGGCGGTTCTATGCCGATGCGATGAACGAAGGTGGCGTCGATTTCGTCAACCCTCCGGTGCCAAGTGGCGAGCTGCCCACGTCGCGGTCGATGATCTTTGTTTCACCCGATGGTGAGCGGTCGATGAACACCTATCTGGGCATCTCGTCCGAGCTGAGCTCGGAAGACGTCTCGAAGGACGTGGCGGGCAACAGCCAGATCATGTTCCTGGAAGGGTATCTGTTCGACAAGGACAAGGGCAAAAGCGCCTTTTTGGAAGCCGCACGCGATTGCCGCGACGGCGGTGGCAAGACCGGGATCGCCATTTCCGACCCGTTCTGCGTTGAGCGTCACCGCGCCGATTTCCTGTCGCTGATCGAAAACGAGCTGGATTTCGTGATCGGCAACGAAGACGAGATCAAGTCGCTGTTCGAAACCGACGATCTAGAGGCCGCGCTGGCCAAGACCGCCGAGATTTGCCCGCTGGTGGTCTGCACCCGCTCGGGCGATGGCGTGTCGGTGCTGAGCAACGGTCAGCGGATCGACGTGCCCGTTGAAAAGATCGTGCCGGTTGATGCAACAGGCGCCGGTGATCAGTTTGCCGCCGGGTTCCTGTATGGCATGGCCACAGGCCGTGATCTGGAAACCTGCGCCAAGATCGGCTGCGTCTGCGCCCGCGAAGTGATCAGCCACATCGGTCCGCGTCCCGAGGCCAACATGCAAGAGTTGCTGCGCGACGCAGGCCTGCTGTAA
- the nth gene encoding endonuclease III: MAKQLDYHTIREIFSRFQAAEPEPKGELEHVNVYTLVVAVALSAQATDAGVNKATRELFKIADTPQKMLDLGEEGLTEHIKTIGLFRQKAKNVIKLSRILVDEYGGEVPNSRAALQSLPGVGRKTANVVLNMWWQQPAQAVDTHIFRVGNRSGIAPGKDVDAVERAIEDHIPADFQLHAHHWLILHGRYHCKARKPMCGTCLIRDLCKFEDKNL, encoded by the coding sequence ATGGCAAAGCAACTTGATTATCATACGATCCGCGAAATCTTCTCCCGGTTCCAGGCAGCAGAGCCAGAGCCCAAGGGGGAACTGGAGCATGTGAACGTCTACACCCTGGTGGTCGCCGTCGCACTTAGTGCGCAGGCGACCGATGCCGGTGTGAACAAAGCCACGCGGGAGCTGTTCAAAATTGCGGACACGCCGCAAAAGATGCTCGACCTGGGTGAAGAGGGGCTGACCGAACATATCAAGACCATTGGTCTGTTCCGTCAAAAAGCCAAGAACGTCATCAAGCTCAGCCGCATCCTGGTCGACGAATACGGCGGCGAAGTGCCCAATTCCCGCGCCGCTCTGCAATCATTGCCGGGCGTCGGGCGCAAGACCGCAAATGTGGTTCTAAACATGTGGTGGCAACAGCCCGCACAGGCCGTAGATACTCATATCTTTCGCGTCGGCAACCGATCTGGTATCGCGCCGGGCAAAGACGTGGACGCTGTAGAACGCGCCATCGAAGACCATATTCCAGCCGACTTTCAGCTTCATGCCCATCACTGGCTGATCCTGCATGGCCGGTATCATTGCAAAGCGCGCAAGCCGATGTGTGGCACCTGCCTTATTCGGGACTTGTGCAAGTTCGAGGACAAGAACCTATGA
- a CDS encoding class I SAM-dependent methyltransferase, which translates to MIDSFRLTEAAARKYQRHSVPAMFGPLAEKTVDLLRLKPDMHVLDVACGTGALTRAILKALKGRCRILGTDLNQTMIDVAREMTPDSPHNVDWLAADVTDLPLKDSGFDLACIQQGLQFFPDKPAALHEIHRVLRSDGRLCLTCWKEISPFNDSLATALEHHINPQAAEKARAPFSYRDGHVIQALLGENGFAVKRHAAIVLHRRFADLGEQILALPIEKDLRDAGEEKTRLVIDTTSKLLAPYDTDGVFIVPQEAHFFEARCR; encoded by the coding sequence ATGATCGATTCCTTTCGTTTGACCGAGGCAGCCGCCCGCAAATACCAGCGCCACTCTGTGCCAGCGATGTTTGGCCCTCTGGCCGAGAAAACCGTCGACCTTTTGCGCCTGAAGCCTGACATGCATGTTCTTGACGTGGCCTGTGGCACCGGCGCTTTGACCCGTGCCATCCTCAAAGCGTTGAAAGGCCGTTGTCGGATCTTGGGGACGGACCTGAACCAGACCATGATCGACGTCGCCCGTGAAATGACACCGGATAGCCCGCACAACGTCGATTGGCTGGCAGCCGATGTGACAGACCTCCCCCTGAAGGATTCCGGTTTTGATCTGGCCTGTATCCAGCAGGGATTGCAGTTCTTTCCCGACAAACCCGCTGCCTTGCATGAAATTCATCGCGTTCTGAGGTCCGACGGGCGGCTGTGTCTGACGTGCTGGAAAGAGATCTCACCCTTCAATGACTCTTTGGCCACGGCACTTGAGCATCACATCAATCCGCAAGCGGCCGAAAAAGCGCGCGCACCCTTTTCATACCGGGACGGTCATGTGATCCAAGCGCTGCTTGGCGAGAACGGATTTGCGGTAAAACGCCACGCAGCCATTGTCCTGCATCGCAGGTTCGCAGACCTGGGCGAACAGATCCTGGCCTTGCCCATCGAAAAGGACCTCCGCGATGCCGGAGAGGAAAAAACCCGCCTGGTGATTGACACCACGTCCAAACTTTTGGCGCCGTATGACACGGATGGCGTGTTCATCGTGCCGCAGGAGGCACATTTCTTTGAGGCCCGGTGCCGCTGA
- a CDS encoding methylated-DNA--[protein]-cysteine S-methyltransferase: protein MNMRTGEEGYHYGVMRRAIELIDQGEGNLSLEQLAGQMNMSPAHFQRLFSRWVGVSPKKYQQYLTLGHAKALLQEHFTTLEAAHSVGLSGTGRLHDLFVRWEAMSPGEYARQGQGLIVYWGWFESPFGPALVMGTDKGVCGVGFAAETTAEATMEDLLSRWPKAEYIEDPMRLRPWVLNIFNAASDRLEPTPLYLIGAPLQIKVWEALLRIPSGQVTTYSEIAEAIGNPRAVRAVGTAVGRNPISWIIPCHRALRKSGGLGGYHWGLPVKRAMLAFEAARAEA from the coding sequence ATGAACATGCGCACCGGGGAAGAAGGCTATCACTACGGCGTCATGCGTCGGGCCATCGAACTGATTGATCAGGGCGAGGGGAACCTGTCGCTCGAACAGCTGGCGGGTCAGATGAACATGAGCCCCGCGCATTTCCAGCGCTTGTTTTCGCGGTGGGTGGGCGTGTCCCCCAAGAAGTACCAGCAATACCTGACCCTCGGCCACGCCAAGGCGCTATTGCAGGAACATTTCACCACGCTTGAGGCTGCGCACAGCGTGGGTCTCTCTGGCACCGGTCGACTGCATGACCTCTTTGTACGGTGGGAGGCGATGAGCCCCGGCGAATACGCCCGTCAGGGGCAGGGGTTGATTGTCTATTGGGGGTGGTTCGAAAGCCCCTTTGGCCCGGCGCTTGTCATGGGCACCGACAAGGGCGTGTGCGGTGTGGGATTTGCCGCAGAAACCACTGCCGAGGCCACGATGGAGGATCTGCTGTCACGTTGGCCAAAGGCCGAATACATCGAAGACCCCATGCGTCTGCGCCCCTGGGTTCTGAACATCTTCAACGCCGCCAGCGACCGGTTGGAGCCAACGCCGCTCTATTTGATCGGCGCACCCCTGCAGATCAAGGTGTGGGAGGCGCTGTTGCGCATCCCCTCAGGGCAGGTCACCACCTATTCCGAAATCGCCGAGGCCATCGGAAACCCACGCGCGGTTCGCGCTGTGGGCACGGCTGTGGGGCGGAACCCGATCAGCTGGATCATCCCGTGCCACCGTGCCCTGCGCAAATCCGGAGGACTGGGTGGTTATCATTGGGGTCTGCCCGTCAAACGAGCGATGCTGGCTTTTGAGGCTGCCAGAGCCGAAGCCTGA
- a CDS encoding helix-turn-helix transcriptional regulator codes for MHRSNRLFEIIQILRAAPGPVTADVLAEQLEVSVRTIYRDISALQAMRTPIEGEAGLGYLMRRGYDLPPLNFDLEELEALRVGLSMLERTGDSALQQAAKRICQKIEDLHDPAEWLQVAPWGAPLDDAERGCVSKSGLRATIRQEQKLRLTYRDEAGRETERVVRPVALIYHLECTMLAAWCELRGGFRHFRTDRIWTCDWLEDRFVGQGAALREVWHQQNRWEDRDRTFNSASNAQGTAEIT; via the coding sequence ATGCACCGATCCAATCGCCTGTTCGAAATCATCCAGATCCTGCGCGCGGCCCCTGGCCCGGTGACGGCTGATGTGCTGGCCGAACAGCTTGAGGTGTCGGTGCGCACGATCTATCGCGATATCTCGGCGTTGCAGGCCATGCGCACCCCGATCGAGGGCGAGGCGGGCCTGGGCTATCTGATGCGGCGTGGCTATGACCTGCCGCCGTTGAATTTCGATCTCGAAGAATTGGAGGCGCTTCGCGTGGGCCTTTCGATGTTGGAACGCACCGGCGACAGCGCGTTGCAGCAGGCGGCCAAGCGGATCTGCCAAAAGATCGAGGATCTGCATGATCCGGCTGAATGGCTGCAAGTGGCCCCCTGGGGTGCCCCCTTGGATGATGCCGAGCGCGGATGTGTGTCCAAATCGGGCCTGCGCGCTACCATCCGGCAAGAGCAGAAGCTGCGCCTGACTTACCGCGACGAGGCTGGGCGCGAAACGGAACGAGTCGTCCGCCCCGTAGCGCTGATCTATCACCTGGAATGCACGATGCTGGCCGCCTGGTGTGAATTGCGCGGTGGGTTTCGTCACTTTCGAACAGATCGGATCTGGACGTGTGATTGGCTGGAAGACCGGTTTGTCGGTCAAGGCGCGGCCTTGCGCGAGGTCTGGCATCAGCAAAATCGTTGGGAAGATCGCGACAGAACCTTCAATTCCGCCTCAAATGCGCAAGGAACCGCCGAAATCACTTGA
- a CDS encoding OmpA family protein: MSISKTSLAVLLGAAVTLSACTDPAQLGTQTDPKQNTKQGAIVGGILGAGIGAITGSSAKSAVFGAAAGAFAGGAVGAYLDKQAADLRQELSNDGITITNTGDRLIVSVPNDITFDTDSYSVRPALQSDLDKVAQNLLKYPESSVQIIGHTDSDGAAEYNQGLSERRANAVADVVQAGGVPYNRISTIGRGEDDPIASNLNDAGKAQNRRVEIVVIPTNT; this comes from the coding sequence ATGTCGATCTCAAAAACCTCGTTGGCCGTGCTGTTGGGCGCGGCAGTGACCCTGAGCGCCTGTACCGATCCCGCTCAGTTGGGCACGCAAACCGATCCCAAGCAGAACACCAAGCAAGGCGCAATCGTCGGCGGTATTCTGGGCGCAGGCATCGGTGCCATCACCGGATCGTCTGCCAAGTCGGCCGTCTTCGGGGCCGCCGCTGGTGCCTTTGCAGGTGGTGCGGTCGGTGCATATCTGGACAAACAGGCCGCTGACCTGCGGCAAGAGCTGTCCAATGATGGAATCACCATCACCAACACTGGCGACCGCCTGATCGTGTCTGTTCCCAACGACATTACATTTGATACCGACAGCTATTCGGTTCGCCCAGCATTGCAATCTGACTTGGACAAAGTTGCGCAAAACTTGCTGAAGTATCCGGAAAGCAGCGTTCAGATCATCGGCCACACCGACAGCGATGGGGCTGCGGAATACAACCAAGGCCTGTCAGAGCGCCGCGCCAACGCGGTTGCTGACGTCGTTCAGGCCGGTGGCGTGCCCTACAACCGCATTTCGACTATCGGTCGGGGTGAAGATGACCCGATTGCATCGAACCTGAATGATGCGGGTAAGGCCCAGAACCGCAGGGTCGAGATCGTGGTGATTCCCACCAACACCTGA
- a CDS encoding NADPH-dependent FMN reductase: MSAPVLLGLSGSLRKDATNRKLLREAARLFGAETYVEADLNLPLYDGDLEDAEGVPAAVQALADQIAAADAVVISTPEYNKGPSGVLKNALDWVSRTGANPWADKPVAVMSAAAGRAGGERAQMVLRGFMVPFQPRILQGPEVHLANSSNEFDDDGQLTSAHYTKTLQVLMDKLRAEAAR; this comes from the coding sequence ATGTCCGCACCCGTTCTTTTGGGCCTGTCCGGCTCGCTGCGTAAAGACGCAACCAACCGCAAACTTCTGCGCGAGGCAGCGCGTCTGTTTGGTGCCGAAACCTATGTGGAGGCGGATCTGAACCTGCCGCTCTATGATGGTGATCTCGAAGACGCCGAGGGCGTTCCGGCTGCGGTGCAGGCACTGGCTGATCAGATCGCGGCGGCGGATGCGGTGGTGATCTCGACGCCAGAATACAACAAGGGCCCCTCAGGAGTTCTCAAGAACGCGTTGGATTGGGTCAGCCGCACAGGCGCGAACCCCTGGGCTGACAAACCTGTTGCAGTAATGTCGGCGGCTGCTGGTCGCGCAGGCGGCGAGCGCGCGCAGATGGTGTTGCGCGGATTCATGGTGCCGTTCCAGCCCCGAATCCTGCAAGGTCCCGAGGTGCATTTGGCCAACAGCTCGAACGAGTTCGACGACGACGGTCAGCTGACCAGTGCGCATTACACCAAGACGCTGCAGGTCCTGATGGACAAGCTGCGGGCCGAGGCTGCACGTTAA
- a CDS encoding VOC family protein, with amino-acid sequence MPSVASLDHLVLTVVDIPATVAFYVDVLGMRVEEFQPADGSPRTALKFGRQKINLHPAERPFDPKAMHPLPGSADLCFLTDHTAEDWLDHLSQLSIPIEEGPVTRTGATDPILSIYVRDPDNNLIEIGTRV; translated from the coding sequence ATGCCTTCTGTTGCATCCCTCGATCACCTGGTTCTGACCGTTGTCGACATTCCCGCAACCGTTGCCTTTTACGTCGATGTCCTGGGCATGCGCGTCGAAGAGTTTCAGCCGGCAGATGGCTCGCCCCGCACAGCGCTGAAATTCGGGCGACAAAAGATCAACCTGCATCCCGCGGAACGCCCATTTGACCCCAAGGCCATGCACCCTTTGCCGGGTTCGGCCGATCTGTGCTTTTTGACCGATCATACAGCCGAGGACTGGTTGGATCACCTGTCCCAGCTGAGCATCCCCATAGAGGAAGGGCCGGTCACCCGCACAGGCGCAACCGACCCAATTCTTTCGATCTATGTGCGCGATCCCGACAACAACCTGATCGAGATCGGAACAAGAGTTTAA
- a CDS encoding acyl dehydratase, with amino-acid sequence MTSADQTENKTEIQGDVMDPARAAAFQVALGQAPTIEAGLPLPPFFHQLYFWTPRPPDGLGRDGHPLVGGGLIPDMGLPRRMWAGGRLSFAAPLMAGVAAERRSVLESAASKKGRTGPLAFVTLRHEIFQGDVLCLSEWQDLVYREDPSPGAPSPVPPLARTDETDVQVARFDSTFLFRYSALTFNGHRIHYDLDYARDVEGYAGLVVHGPLLAQKLMLLATEVMGPLAEFSFRASSPLMHFEQAEFCRNGNDLWVRGPDGRQCMQAVAVVAA; translated from the coding sequence ATGACATCTGCTGACCAGACCGAAAACAAGACCGAAATCCAGGGCGACGTGATGGACCCGGCGCGTGCTGCCGCGTTCCAAGTGGCTTTGGGGCAGGCGCCCACGATCGAGGCTGGGTTGCCCTTGCCGCCGTTTTTCCATCAGCTCTATTTCTGGACACCACGCCCGCCCGATGGGTTGGGCCGTGACGGCCATCCTCTGGTTGGGGGGGGACTGATCCCCGACATGGGGCTGCCACGACGGATGTGGGCCGGGGGAAGGTTGTCGTTCGCCGCTCCGCTGATGGCAGGGGTTGCAGCCGAGCGTCGGTCGGTGCTGGAAAGCGCTGCGTCAAAAAAAGGGCGCACAGGGCCATTGGCCTTTGTCACTCTGAGACATGAGATCTTTCAGGGCGATGTGTTGTGCCTGAGTGAGTGGCAGGACCTGGTCTATCGAGAAGACCCCAGCCCGGGTGCGCCAAGCCCCGTGCCGCCACTGGCCAGGACGGATGAAACGGACGTGCAGGTCGCCAGGTTTGATTCGACTTTTTTGTTTCGCTACTCGGCTTTGACGTTCAACGGACATCGTATCCATTATGACCTGGATTATGCGCGCGACGTAGAGGGGTACGCCGGATTGGTGGTGCATGGCCCTCTATTGGCGCAAAAGCTGATGTTGTTGGCGACCGAGGTTATGGGGCCGCTGGCCGAATTTTCGTTCCGCGCATCTTCGCCCTTGATGCACTTCGAACAGGCGGAGTTCTGTCGAAACGGCAATGACCTTTGGGTCCGGGGGCCAGACGGACGGCAGTGCATGCAAGCGGTCGCCGTGGTTGCGGCGTGA
- a CDS encoding NAD(P)/FAD-dependent oxidoreductase: protein MADVTIRGAGIFGLSIAWICARRGAKVQVLDPFGPGSGSSGGLVGALAPHVPENWNAKKAFQFDSLIMAEGFWKDVEAVGGVSPGYGRLGRLQPIADERILELTHRRSETAKDLWQGKAEWRVRPVSEMGGWCPPSPTGYVIHDTLSARMHPRQACTALVAALQTMGVSVTASGGDSGQVIHATGVAGLLELSEGKGKTVGNGVKGQAALLRFDAGEVPQLFADALHFIPHSNGTLAIGSTSERDYDAPDTTDEQLDDVLDRAVRALPLLHGAEVIERWAGVRPRAKSRAPMLGPHPLFPGHFIANGGFKIGFGMAPKVAQVMANLVLEGRDEIPDDFRPEKSL from the coding sequence ATGGCAGATGTGACGATACGCGGGGCCGGTATCTTTGGCCTGTCCATTGCGTGGATCTGCGCCCGGCGCGGCGCAAAGGTGCAGGTGCTCGACCCGTTTGGCCCTGGTTCTGGGTCCAGCGGCGGTCTGGTCGGGGCCTTGGCGCCGCATGTGCCTGAAAACTGGAACGCCAAGAAAGCCTTTCAGTTCGACAGCCTGATCATGGCTGAAGGATTTTGGAAAGACGTCGAGGCTGTTGGCGGTGTCTCCCCCGGTTACGGTCGCTTGGGGCGACTGCAGCCGATTGCAGACGAACGGATCTTGGAATTGACGCATCGGCGGTCCGAGACAGCCAAGGACTTGTGGCAAGGCAAGGCCGAGTGGCGCGTCCGGCCTGTGTCCGAGATGGGTGGCTGGTGCCCCCCCAGCCCCACGGGCTACGTGATCCATGACACACTAAGCGCTCGCATGCACCCGCGTCAGGCCTGCACGGCTTTGGTCGCGGCCCTGCAAACGATGGGCGTGAGCGTGACAGCATCGGGTGGGGACAGCGGTCAGGTCATCCATGCCACTGGAGTTGCTGGATTGTTGGAGCTGTCCGAGGGTAAGGGCAAAACAGTCGGCAATGGCGTCAAGGGACAGGCCGCGCTGCTCCGGTTCGACGCTGGAGAGGTACCGCAGCTCTTTGCCGATGCGCTGCATTTCATCCCACACTCCAACGGAACACTGGCGATCGGATCGACCTCGGAACGCGACTATGATGCACCCGATACCACGGACGAACAACTAGACGACGTGCTGGACCGCGCCGTGCGCGCCTTGCCTCTGCTGCACGGGGCCGAGGTCATCGAACGTTGGGCGGGCGTCCGCCCCCGCGCCAAAAGCCGCGCACCGATGCTGGGTCCGCATCCTCTGTTTCCAGGTCATTTCATTGCCAACGGTGGTTTCAAGATCGGCTTCGGCATGGCGCCCAAAGTGGCACAGGTGATGGCCAATTTAGTGCTCGAGGGTCGTGACGAGATTCCGGACGATTTTCGACCAGAGAAGAGCTTGTAA